The region GCGGGGGAGTACCTCAAGAGTCTTCCGTTCGTGGACCCCGAACGCGTCGGAATCTGGGGACTGAGCTACGGCGGGTGGCTCACGCTCGCGTCGTTGTGCCGCTCACCCGAGACCTTTGCGCTCGGCGTCAACTTCGCGGGCCTCTGGGACTTCGGCCGGTGGATGGCGTGGGCCAAGGAGGCCTACCGGCCGCCGTACGACTACTTCCTGGGACGGGCCCGCGGCACCCGCGCGGAGTCGCCGGATGTCTGGCGCAACGCGTCGCCCCGGCATCTCATCGAGCGCATGCGGGCCCCGCTCATCAACTTCCACGGCACCGCCGATGCGGCGGTGCCGTTCGAGCAACTGGACCTGATCGTGGAGGATTGCGTGCGGCACGGCAAGAGGTTCGAGACCCACTACTACCCAGGGGAAACGCACCTGTTCACACACCGGGCCACGTGGCGCGACGCACTCCGAAAATTCGAGGCGGCGCTGCGCACGTACCTGGGCGTGACAGAGTAGCCGGTCGCGTCGGCGTCAACTCCCCTCCGCGGCGAGCCGCGCGAGCAGGTCCGCGGCTGTCTCGGCACGCGCCGCCCAGAACTCCGCGATCCCGCCGACCGCGTCCCGGTGCGCCAGGTGCCTCGGGATCCACGCGCGCACCTCCGCCTCGAGCCAGGCGAGCGTCCGCGTCGCGTCCTGGGACAGCAGCGCATCCAGCATGAACCGCCGCTCTCCCATTCGAAGCCCCAGCTCGGTGTCGCGGGCGGCCCGCGCGAGATCGGCGCGCACGAGGAGCGCCCCGCTGCGCACGGGCGCGAGCAGGCCTTGGAGGAACGCCGCGGCGCCGGCCTGCCGGGGATCGGGGAGCGGCGGCGCCTCCCGCAGGTGCAACGGCAGAGCATCGGGCCGGCCCGGCTGGACGAGCGCTTCCCGAAGCGCCTCACCGAGCATCTCCCCCCACGCGCGGTAGCACGGCGATGCGATGTCCCGAAGTTTGTCGAGGTACATCGGCAGCCAGCAGGCGAGGTGTTCCCACAAGAGCGCCTTGCGGCTCTCGGCCAGGAGCACCCGGCGCGCCGGTTCACGCTCAGTGCTCTCGTGCTCCCCCAGCGTGGCGTAGAGAGCGAGCAGGGTGGTCAAGTGGTCGGGCTCGACCGGCGGCACGCGTCCCAGCGCCCGCCAGAACCCGGCGATGCGATCCCGGGCCTCTCCGCCCAGCATGCCGTCGCCGCCGAGATACACGGACGCGTACGGATACAGGTGGAGCACGAAGATCTCGGTGTAGTGAGCGGCCTCGGGTCGACCGGGCAGCCCAAGGATTTCGGCGAGACGGATCTGCTCCAGGCCCGGGGGCTCGCCGAGCACCCCGAGCGCGCGCCACAACTCCATCAGCGCCTCGAGGCGCGGGCCTTCGTCAGGGTCCACGCGGATGAGCCCGCCGCCGCCCCGGCGACCGATCCGACTCGACCGCCTGCATTGCTCCTTACCGGGTCCGAAAGCCCTGACGTGAACCTCCGCCGCGTCACTCGCCGGCGGCCGGCGTGGGGTCCGGCGTCCTCGGACCCGGCAGGCGGTATGCGTCCCGGGACGGCCGCAGCGGCCGCATCAACCAGTAGGGCCGGCGCGTCCCATCCGGCGAGTGCCGGTCGGCGGGCTTGGTCAGCGCAAGCCACTTCGCATACACCTCGTGCGCGCGCTGCGTGCTGACGGCGATGTCCCCGTAGCGGTCGCCGGGACCAGCCGGCCGGACGCGCACCGCCTGGTGCCAGCAGTGTTGGCCGGAGATCGGGTCCGGATGCACAGGAAACGTCAGGTTCTGGTGCACGCCGACGTCCGTCCACCAGATCCGCAACGTGTCGGGATCGCCGGAGGCGTAGGGCGCGACACCGCGCTCGCGACGCAGCTGCCAGCGGTCCTCGGCCCGATCGAGCGTCACCGTCGCCATCGCCTGGCGCTGACCCGGACCCGCGCCCTGGATCTTCCACCGGCCCATGTGATGGCTGCAGGCGACGACCCCCGGGCGGATGCCTTCGGTGACCCACGCCTTCACGACGAAGTAGCCGATCTCGGTCTCCACGCGTACGAGATCGCCGGTGCGAAGGCGCATCGCATCCGCGTCGTGCGGGTGGATCCACAGCGGGTTTGTGTGGGCGATCTCGTCGAGCCACTTCGAGTTTGCGCTGCGCGTGTGAATCTGCACCGGCAGGCGGAACGTCGAGATCAGCACCATCTGGTCGCGCTCGAGCGCGCTGCGATGGACGTGGCTGCGCAGGTACGTCGGCAGGGCGCACTCGGACCACCCCCACTCGACGAGCGTACGAGAGTAGAACTCGAGCCGGGCCGACGGCGTCGGAAACCCGCGCAGGATCTCCCCGTCCACCCGAACGCCAACCGGCCGTCGCCCGTCGGCGTCGGGCTCGGGACTCCCGACCGGCACGATGTTGGGATCGGGCGGCTTCGCCGCGCGCGTGTAGGCGCGGCCGAACCGGCCAACGTGCACGTCCTGCAACTCCGCGAGCGGCACCGGCGTTTCGTACAGCGCGCCGATCTTGCGCGTGATCTCAAACGCGCCGTACCGCCGCATGAACCCGAGCGGCGTGAGGCCCTCCCCTGCGGCGCGCTCGGGCAGCCCCGGCACGGAATGGTCGAAGATGTGCGCGTAGTACTCGTCCACCGCGAGCCGGGCGCCGGGCTCTCGCTGGGACTCGAAGTGCTTGCGGATCCCGAGCGATCCGTCGGGATCGATCCGCCACGACAGCTCGATCCAGAACTCATTCTCCTCCCAGACCTCCCCGGGGTTCGTCTGGCGCGTGTCCGTCACGCGCTCCCCGAGGCGCTCCCGCGCCGCGCGCAGCACCGGCTGGCGGAAGCCGATCCACTGACCGTCGTACTGCTCGTAGGAGTGCAGGTCGTGGCGCTCGGGTCCGTGCCCCATCGGAAGCACGTAGTCCGCGAAGAACGCCGTCTCGTTCCAGGTCGGCGTGAGCGCCACGGAGCAGCCGACGACACGTTCGTCGGTCAGCATCTCGATCCAGGAAAACCCGTCGGGATTGGTCCAGACCGGATTGTAGACGCGGGTGAAGTACACCTCGAGCCGCCCCCGCCCGTCTTTCAGAAGATGCGGCAGCAAGAACGAGAGCTCGTTGATCGCGAGGGGGTACTCGATCGGCCAGGTCAGGCCGTTCCAGGTCGTCGGGTGCGGCGGGACGTAGATCGGCTTCGGCACGTACTTGTTCCACGCGTTCGGGTAGGTGCCGCCTTCGGTCGCCACGGCACCCAGCAACGCGTTCAGCAGGAACAGCGTTCGCGGCACCTGCCACCCGCCCAGGTTGCCGGCGGCGGCGCTGCGCCACGTGTGGGTCGACAGGCGCGTGCCGGCCGACGCGACCGTGCGCGCCACGTCTTCGAGCGCGGCCGCATCCACCCCCGACTCCTGGGACGCGAACTCGAATGTGTACGACGCATAGAGGCCGCGCAGGATCTCCTCAAACGTCTCGAACGTCGCCGGGTGATCCGGGTGCTCGAACGCGAGGTACTCCTCCCAGTTCCACCAGCGCCGGACGAACTCGCGGTCGTAGAGGCCGCGCCGGATCAGGTAGCTCGCGATCGCGAGCAGGATCGCCGCCTCGGACCCGGGATGCGGCGCGATCCAGTGGTCCGCATGTGTCGCTGTGTTCGACAGCCGCGTGTCGAACACGATAAGTTTGGCCCCCTGCTGTTTCGCCTCGATCACGCGCTGGGCGTGGGGGTTGAAGTAGTGGCCCGCCTCGAGGTGACTGCTGACCAACAGGATCACGCGGGCGTTGGCGTGATCCGGGCTCGGCCGGTCCACGCCCATCCAAAAATGGTAGCCCGCCCGGCCGCCGCTGGAACAGACGTTGGTGTGAGTGTTGTGCCCGTCGACACCCCACGCGGCGAGCACGCGCTCCGTGAACCCATCCTCGCCTGGCCGGCCGACGTGATACATCACTTCGTTCCCGCGTCCTTCCGTGATCGCACGGCGAATGCGCACGGCGATGTCGTCGAGCGCCTCGCTCCAGCTCACTTGGACCCACTTGCCCTCACCCCGCCGGCCGGCCCGTTTCAGCGGGTACAGAATCCGGTCGGGGTCGGTGATCTGGTTGAGGGTCGCCGGCCCCTTGGCGCAGTTCCGTCCGCGCGACCCGGGATGCTCGGGGTTGCCTTCGAACTTCCGCACCTGCAGCGTCTCCCGGTCCACGTAGGCGAGGAGACCGCACGCCGACTCGCAGTTGAAACACGTGGTCGGCACCAGCATGTACCGCTTCTCGACCCGCCGACCCGGCCACGCCTTGGAGTCGAGCTCGACCCAGTCGTCCCACCGCTCCTTCGGGGGGAACGAGGCGAGATGGATCCGGCTCGGCCCAGGGTAGAACGTCTCGCCCCGCGCCTCGGCGTCGCGCCGCGCCGCGCTCACCCGCTGGTTCAGCGCCTTCGTGTCCATTCCGTCCCCCTTAGGCAAGCGGCACGCACTGCCCGGCCTGCACGTACGCGTGCTCGTACGCGAGCAACCCGACGAGCGCCAGCACGGCGACCGCGGCACCGCTTCCCGCGATCGGCGTCGCGAGAACGCCGAGCACGGCCGCGGAGACGAGCACGGCGAGTGCGCCGAACCCGATGCCGGTCCAGAACCCCGTCCGGAAGCGGCCCGCGGTCATCTCGCGGACCGCGAGGCGCCCGTGGGCGGTGCCGTGCGGCAGCGTCGTCTCCCCCCACACCAACAGCAGGTGCGCGAGGCTCGCGCCTCCGACGATCCCGAGCAGCGGCGGCGCCACGGCCGGTTCCAGCCAGCCGGCGAACGGCAGCAGGATGGCCGCCCCGGCGATCACCGCCTGCAGCAGCAGGTGCAGCGGCAGCACCGGATTCTGCCAGAGGTCGCGCGCCTTCGCCTGCGCGAACAGGTAGGCAGTGTACACTGCGCACAGCACGGCGAGCACCGCGCCCGGCGCGCCGAGCACCCGCTGCAGCTCGCGCCATCCGAATACGCTGCCAACGAAGTGCAGCGCGAGCACGAGCGAGTACGCCGTGATGATGAAGGCGCCGCGCACCAGCCAGCTCCCCCACTGCGGACGCGTGAAGATCAAGTAGAACCGCTCGGGGTGCTTCAGGTCGGCGACGAGGAGCCCGCCGGTCGCGGCGAGTGCTGCGCCGCAGACGACCGGCGCCACCCACACCCACAAGGCACTGCTCCACGACAGGACGCCGCCGAGCAGCAACCCCAGGAGCACGAGATACGCCCCCGCGGCGATGCCCTTGGTCCACGTGTACAGACTGACCCGCCAGTGCCAGGGCGCGGTGTGGGGCACGTCGTAGCTGAGGAGCGCCGCGGCAGACGTGTTGTTCCACGGTGAGGCGACGCCGGCCGGCACGTCGCCGGGCCCGGTCCCCTGTTCGCTCCACATGTAGAGGCCGCCATCGGGGCGCCGCGCGGCAAGCGGGTCGAGCGTCGCCTGGTGCGCCCCGCGGTAGAACAGCTTGGGCTGCGTGTCCTTCTCCGGCCGGCGCACGGTGACGGGCTCGCGGTGCACAATCTGGGCGACCCGGGAGGTCGGGTCGTTCAGATCACCGACGAGGATCGCCTCGGTCGGACAGACCACCACGCACGCCGGCTCAAGCCCGACGTCGAGCCGGTGCGCGCAGAAGTTGCACTTCTCCGCCGCATGATCCTCGGGGTTGATGAAGATCGCGTCGTACGGGCACGCGGCGATGCAGGCCTTGCAGCCGATGCAGATCGATTTGTCGAAGTCGACGATCCCGTCCGGACGCACGAACATCGCCGACGTCGGACACGCGGTCGCGCACGGGGCGTCGTCGCACTGGTTGCAGCGCGTGACCTGGAACGCCCGGCGCGCCTGCGGGAACATCCCGACGTCGACGTACTTCACGTACGTCCGGGTGACCCCCACCGGCACTTCGTTCTCCGACTTGCACGCCACGGTGCAGGCGTGGCAGCCGACGCAGCGGGTGTGGTCGATGACCTTCGCCCACTTCGGCGGACGCGCCGCGCCGGCGAGCGCGTCCCCGACGGCCTGGGCAGCAGGAAGAGGCATGCCGTTGCTCCTGGGGTGATCGAGTCGGTGCCTTAACTGTTTCGGCGGCGGAGCGACGCGACCCCTGCTCGGAGAGGGACGCCGCCGGCCCCTCGCACGCTATCTCTGCGCTTCTCTCGGGCCCGTCAGCGGCGGCGCTCAGCGTGTCGGGAACATCAGCGGCCGCTGGCAGGCCATCCTTGCAGATGTTCGGACGGCAGACCAGCAGGGGCACGATCGTACCCCTGCTGGTCGCGAGTCCCGTGGGTCACGTTCTCGGATCCGAGTCTTCACACGCTCCCGAAGCGCTTGATGTCCTCAGGGCCGGTCTTGGTCACCACCGGTGTGGCCCCCTGCACCGCCACGCGGATTTGCTCGACCACGTCCGGATTGGCCAGGGTGGTAACGTCCCCCGTGTCCATGGTGTTGGAGATGGCCGCGAGTACCCGGCGCATGATCTTCCCCGATCGAGTCTTGGGCATGTCGGGGACGATGCGGACGTCTTTGGGGCGGGCGATCTTGCCGATGGTGGTCTCGATCGCATGGACCACCCGATCCTTGATCTCGGCGCTCGGCGAGATGCCCGGTTTCAGCGAGACGTAGACCTCGGGCACCCGCCCTTTCAATTCATCGACCACGGGCACCACCGCCGCCTCGGCCACCTCGGGCACTGTCAAGCAGGCCGACTCGATCTCCTTTGTCCCCAGGCGGTGCCCCGCGACGTTGATGACGTCGTCGACGCGGCCCAGGATTCTGAAGTAGCCGTCGGCCGCCTGCAGCGCACCATCGCCGGCGAAGTACGGCCAGTCGCGCCAATCCTTGCTCTTCGGGTTCTTGCAGTACTTCGCGTAGTATTGGCGGACGAAGCGGTCACGGTCTCCCCAGATCGTCTGCATGATCCCCGGCCAGGGGTTGCGGATGCAGATGTTGCCGGCTTTGCTCGAGCCGCGCGGGATCTCCTTCCCCTCTTCGTCGTAGATCACCGGGTAGATCCCCGGCACGCCCGGGCCGGCGCTTCCTGGTTTCATCGGATCGAGGGCCGGCTTCGTGCTGCAGAGAAAGCCCCCGTTTTCCGTCTGCCACCAGGTGTCCACGATGACCGCCTCGCCCTTGCCGACGGCCTTGTGGTACCAGCGCCACACCTCGGGCTCGATCGGCTCTCCGACCGTCGTCATGTGCTTGAAGCGGGTGTGGTATTTCTGGGGTTCGTCGGGTCCGGCCTTGCGCAGCATGCGGATCGTCGTGGGCGAGGTGTGGAAGATGTTCACGTCCAGGCGCTCGGCGATGCGCCACGGACGCCCCGCGTCGGGATACGTGGGGACGCCCTCGTAGATGATGCTCGTCGCGCCGAGCGCCAGCGGGCCGTAGACGATGTACGAGTGCCCCGTAATCCATCCGATGTCGGCGAAGCACCAGTAGACGTCGGTCGGGTGAATATCCTGAATGTACTTGGACGTACCGGCCACGTACGCGAGATACCCGCCGGTCCGGTGCTGGCAGCCCTTGGGGCGTCCCGTCGTGCCGCTCGTGTACATGAGGAACAAGGGCGCCTCGGCATCCATCGAGACCGGCTC is a window of bacterium DNA encoding:
- a CDS encoding molecular chaperone TorD family protein produces the protein MDPDEGPRLEALMELWRALGVLGEPPGLEQIRLAEILGLPGRPEAAHYTEIFVLHLYPYASVYLGGDGMLGGEARDRIAGFWRALGRVPPVEPDHLTTLLALYATLGEHESTEREPARRVLLAESRKALLWEHLACWLPMYLDKLRDIASPCYRAWGEMLGEALREALVQPGRPDALPLHLREAPPLPDPRQAGAAAFLQGLLAPVRSGALLVRADLARAARDTELGLRMGERRFMLDALLSQDATRTLAWLEAEVRAWIPRHLAHRDAVGGIAEFWAARAETAADLLARLAAEGS
- the acs gene encoding acetate--CoA ligase; the encoded protein is LLSWDQYYTTLDTNDPPFWKWFVGGKLNVSYNCVDRHLAQYKNKAALIFVPEPEEDTHVAITYQELYTRVNEVAALLRDFAGLKEGDRVTIHLPMTPELPITMLACARLGVVHSVVFGGFSGEACGLRAADSGSRVLITMDGYYRNGKLLDHKANADIAVAAAAKEGQKVDKVLIWRRLRDKSASETALVSGRDYIMNDLLKKYVGQKIEPVSMDAEAPLFLMYTSGTTGRPKGCQHRTGGYLAYVAGTSKYIQDIHPTDVYWCFADIGWITGHSYIVYGPLALGATSIIYEGVPTYPDAGRPWRIAERLDVNIFHTSPTTIRMLRKAGPDEPQKYHTRFKHMTTVGEPIEPEVWRWYHKAVGKGEAVIVDTWWQTENGGFLCSTKPALDPMKPGSAGPGVPGIYPVIYDEEGKEIPRGSSKAGNICIRNPWPGIMQTIWGDRDRFVRQYYAKYCKNPKSKDWRDWPYFAGDGALQAADGYFRILGRVDDVINVAGHRLGTKEIESACLTVPEVAEAAVVPVVDELKGRVPEVYVSLKPGISPSAEIKDRVVHAIETTIGKIARPKDVRIVPDMPKTRSGKIMRRVLAAISNTMDTGDVTTLANPDVVEQIRVAVQGATPVVTKTGPEDIKRFGSV
- a CDS encoding molybdopterin dinucleotide binding domain-containing protein is translated as MDTKALNQRVSAARRDAEARGETFYPGPSRIHLASFPPKERWDDWVELDSKAWPGRRVEKRYMLVPTTCFNCESACGLLAYVDRETLQVRKFEGNPEHPGSRGRNCAKGPATLNQITDPDRILYPLKRAGRRGEGKWVQVSWSEALDDIAVRIRRAITEGRGNEVMYHVGRPGEDGFTERVLAAWGVDGHNTHTNVCSSGGRAGYHFWMGVDRPSPDHANARVILLVSSHLEAGHYFNPHAQRVIEAKQQGAKLIVFDTRLSNTATHADHWIAPHPGSEAAILLAIASYLIRRGLYDREFVRRWWNWEEYLAFEHPDHPATFETFEEILRGLYASYTFEFASQESGVDAAALEDVARTVASAGTRLSTHTWRSAAAGNLGGWQVPRTLFLLNALLGAVATEGGTYPNAWNKYVPKPIYVPPHPTTWNGLTWPIEYPLAINELSFLLPHLLKDGRGRLEVYFTRVYNPVWTNPDGFSWIEMLTDERVVGCSVALTPTWNETAFFADYVLPMGHGPERHDLHSYEQYDGQWIGFRQPVLRAARERLGERVTDTRQTNPGEVWEENEFWIELSWRIDPDGSLGIRKHFESQREPGARLAVDEYYAHIFDHSVPGLPERAAGEGLTPLGFMRRYGAFEITRKIGALYETPVPLAELQDVHVGRFGRAYTRAAKPPDPNIVPVGSPEPDADGRRPVGVRVDGEILRGFPTPSARLEFYSRTLVEWGWSECALPTYLRSHVHRSALERDQMVLISTFRLPVQIHTRSANSKWLDEIAHTNPLWIHPHDADAMRLRTGDLVRVETEIGYFVVKAWVTEGIRPGVVACSHHMGRWKIQGAGPGQRQAMATVTLDRAEDRWQLRRERGVAPYASGDPDTLRIWWTDVGVHQNLTFPVHPDPISGQHCWHQAVRVRPAGPGDRYGDIAVSTQRAHEVYAKWLALTKPADRHSPDGTRRPYWLMRPLRPSRDAYRLPGPRTPDPTPAAGE
- a CDS encoding 4Fe-4S dicluster domain-containing protein, with amino-acid sequence MPLPAAQAVGDALAGAARPPKWAKVIDHTRCVGCHACTVACKSENEVPVGVTRTYVKYVDVGMFPQARRAFQVTRCNQCDDAPCATACPTSAMFVRPDGIVDFDKSICIGCKACIAACPYDAIFINPEDHAAEKCNFCAHRLDVGLEPACVVVCPTEAILVGDLNDPTSRVAQIVHREPVTVRRPEKDTQPKLFYRGAHQATLDPLAARRPDGGLYMWSEQGTGPGDVPAGVASPWNNTSAAALLSYDVPHTAPWHWRVSLYTWTKGIAAGAYLVLLGLLLGGVLSWSSALWVWVAPVVCGAALAATGGLLVADLKHPERFYLIFTRPQWGSWLVRGAFIITAYSLVLALHFVGSVFGWRELQRVLGAPGAVLAVLCAVYTAYLFAQAKARDLWQNPVLPLHLLLQAVIAGAAILLPFAGWLEPAVAPPLLGIVGGASLAHLLLVWGETTLPHGTAHGRLAVREMTAGRFRTGFWTGIGFGALAVLVSAAVLGVLATPIAGSGAAVAVLALVGLLAYEHAYVQAGQCVPLA